One region of Asterias rubens chromosome 5, eAstRub1.3, whole genome shotgun sequence genomic DNA includes:
- the LOC117290836 gene encoding dynein 18 kDa light chain, flagellar outer arm-like: MGQSPSFPIDKEPPNFEDLKAFNISGKRRQDFEQETDITEYECLTHKYFKRYVKERQDAQEAKAKFNDLVGLAARFPQWTEADIAGMRSQFLSFDLNHDGLIDFPELDNVLSDMGDTSSSSVRKERFDVIDEDHSDSIDFEEFLHLIESVSSTERGGISDAIGAMCERGSKNANIIRKLTVEQQIYGGVF, from the exons ATGGGCCAGTCGCCAAGTTTCCCAATCGATAAGGAGCCACCAAACTTTGAGGATTTGAAAGCATTCAACATTTCAG ggAAACGCCGTCAAGACTTCGAACAGGAGACAGATATAACAGAGTATGAATGCCTGACCCATAAATACTTTAAACGTTATGTGAAGGAAAGACAAGACGCACAGGAAGCCAAGGCTAAATTTAACG ATCTTGTGGGTTTGGCAGCCCGTTTCCCACAGTGGACTGAGGCAGATATAGCTGGGATGCGGTCTCAGTTCTTGTCCTTTGATCTTAACCATGATGGACTCATAGACTTCCCAGAACT agataaCGTCTTGAGTGATATGGGGGATACTTCCTCAAGCAGTGTACGCAAGGAAAGGTTTGATGTAATTGATGAAGATCATTCAGATAGTATAGACTTCGAGGAGTTTCTTCAT TTGATAGAATCCGTGTCGTCGACTGAACGAGGAGGGATTTCAGACGCAATCGGTGCTATGTGCGAACGAGGCAGCAAAAACGCTAACATCATCCGCAAACTAACAGTGGAGCAACAGATCTATGGGGGCGTGTTTTAA
- the LOC117290834 gene encoding E3 ubiquitin-protein ligase TRIM56-like — translation MAASDEGQSGMDQFRQDNLHCSICTQYFIKPKMLDCLHSFCLKCLQELKAPLDSDQSTRLVCPTCVCETTLREKGVHGLPDNSTLSALVAESRLQETLKTGQGSDGKCQACDEGNQAVSKCMDCDHLLCGACREAHRELEEVQSHQVYLLPRHRSEEVDNESYEDVPRCKVHEDQFVCLFCNTCMKLVCTICITYEHPQHDLIGLSEACDKGKRGLQELLDEIEESKSRFAEAIRQTDESRAELDIAYAETIAKIQKKADDEIAKVTEKAYKMQYEAEKVYMAQVTTMDIVDKTKKKKRGNRQK, via the coding sequence ATGGCTGCCAGTGATGAAGGCCAATCAGGTATGGATCAGTTCAGACAAGACAATCTTCACTGCTCTATCTGCACCCAGTATTTCATCAAGCCTAAAATGCTGGACTGTCTCCACAGCTTTTGCCTGAAATGTCTTCAAGAGTTGAAGGCACCACTAGATTCAGATCAGAGTACGAGACTTGTTTGCCCAACATGCGTTTGTGAGACTACATTGCGTGAGAAGGGAGTACATGGTCTGCCTGATAACTCCACATTGAGTGCGCTGGTGGCAGAGTCTAGGCTGCAGGAGACTTTAAAGACAGGTCAGGGGTCAGATGGCAAATGTCAAGCTTGTGATGAGGGAAATCAAGCTGTGTCAAAGTGTATGGACTGTGATCATCTTCTTTGTGGGGCTTGCCGGGAGGCACACCGGGAGCTGGAAGAAGTCCAATCACACCAGGTCTACTTGCTGCCCAGGCATCGATCAGAGGAGGTTGACAACGAGAGTTACGAGGATGTACCTAGATGCAAAGTACACGAAGATCAATTTGTATGCCTTTTTTGCAATACCTGCATGAAGTTGGTGTGCACAATTTGCATTACCTATGAGCATCCCCAACATGATCTCATTGGTTTGTCTGAAGCCTGCGACAAAGGAAAACGTGGACTTCAGGAACTGCTTGATGAAATTGAAGAGAGTAAGAGCCGATTCGCTGAGGCAATTAGACAAACAGATGAGAGCCGTGCTGAGCTGGACATAGCGTATGCCGAAACAATTGCAAAGATCCAAAAGAAGGCAGATGACGAGATCGCTAAAGTCACAGAGAAGGCGTACAAAATGCAGTACGAGGCAGAGAAGGTCTACATGGCACAAGTCACAACTATGGACATAGTCgacaaaacaaagaagaaaaagagaGGCAACAGACAGAAGTAA